Proteins encoded in a region of the Flavobacterium sp. MDT1-60 genome:
- a CDS encoding nuclear transport factor 2 family protein: MNVNENLIAKFYTSFANADAKTMSECYHPKVHFIDPAFGLLKEDQVSKMWEMLILKSKGNLKIEFSDVKADEFTGSAKWVATYNFSKTNRKVINKISAEFIFQDGLIIKHTDNFDVWKWSKQAFGVTGYLLGWTGFFQAKIKEQALLSLKKFQQSK; this comes from the coding sequence ATGAATGTCAACGAAAATTTAATTGCAAAATTCTACACTTCTTTTGCAAATGCCGATGCTAAAACAATGAGTGAATGTTATCACCCAAAAGTACATTTTATTGATCCTGCTTTTGGCTTACTAAAAGAAGATCAGGTCTCTAAAATGTGGGAGATGTTGATTTTAAAAAGCAAAGGCAATCTTAAAATTGAATTTTCAGATGTTAAGGCTGATGAATTTACAGGTTCTGCAAAATGGGTAGCTACTTATAATTTCAGTAAAACAAACCGAAAAGTAATCAACAAAATTTCAGCTGAATTTATTTTTCAGGACGGCTTGATTATTAAGCATACTGATAATTTTGATGTGTGGAAATGGTCCAAGCAAGCCTTTGGAGTTACAGGATATTTGCTGGGCTGGACAGGTTTTTTTCAGGCAAAAATCAAAGAGCAAGCCTTATTGTCACTTAAAAAATTTCAGCAATCAAAATAA
- a CDS encoding peptidoglycan DD-metalloendopeptidase family protein encodes MKTLVSILKAIPPTKIIDSSIDFSQYIPLDLSITNKELMDSKPENATEFEIFISNYLKNNNGEVAFGGYIEGRTLYKRSTIFKNESIPERNIHIGLDLWTKVDTSVLAALDGKVHSFKNNIGLGDYGPTIILEHEIENEKFYTLYGHLSLESIKDLSVGKQFKKGEKIGTLGNAAVNGDYAPHVHFQIIQNIEDYWGDYPGVCNSNDLNFYIQNCPDPNLLLKIT; translated from the coding sequence ATGAAAACCCTAGTTTCTATTTTAAAAGCCATTCCACCTACTAAAATTATCGATTCCAGCATTGATTTTTCACAATATATTCCTTTAGATTTATCAATAACGAATAAAGAGTTGATGGATAGCAAACCAGAAAATGCTACTGAATTTGAAATTTTTATTTCTAATTATTTAAAAAATAATAATGGCGAAGTAGCCTTTGGAGGTTATATAGAAGGTCGAACCTTATATAAAAGAAGTACCATTTTTAAAAATGAATCTATTCCGGAACGTAATATTCACATAGGTCTTGATCTCTGGACAAAAGTTGACACATCTGTATTGGCGGCACTTGACGGAAAAGTACATAGCTTTAAAAATAATATTGGTTTAGGAGATTATGGACCGACAATCATTTTAGAACACGAAATTGAAAATGAAAAATTTTATACTTTATATGGACATTTATCGTTAGAAAGTATAAAAGACCTAAGTGTTGGGAAGCAATTTAAGAAGGGTGAAAAAATTGGAACTCTTGGAAATGCAGCTGTTAACGGAGATTATGCGCCACATGTACATTTTCAGATTATACAAAATATTGAAGATTATTGGGGAGATTATCCCGGCGTTTGCAACAGTAATGATTTGAATTTTTACATTCAAAATTGCCCCGACCCTAACTTATTATTAAAAATAACATAA
- a CDS encoding spermidine synthase — protein sequence MIQKFFSYLIPIKIFKKKSARSKMIEVTWANGELVLDSENTNYSYGSLQRILRYGLRNIGYKAILTMDHILLLGVAGGSVVKTLVDEIEYKGKITGVEIDADMIQIANDYFNLNQIKQLEVIIDDAFEFVLKTKHQYNLIIIDIFEDTKMPNFLFERFFSERVCSLLKDQGFVLFNTMILDEAHNVRNRKYIAEINSKLFSSKMLPRIEDHNELIIIEKVA from the coding sequence ATGATCCAAAAATTTTTTAGTTATCTGATTCCAATCAAAATTTTCAAGAAAAAATCGGCAAGAAGCAAAATGATCGAAGTTACATGGGCAAATGGTGAATTGGTTTTGGATTCTGAAAACACAAATTATTCTTATGGAAGTTTACAACGTATATTAAGGTATGGATTACGGAATATCGGATATAAAGCCATTCTTACTATGGATCATATTTTATTGTTAGGAGTTGCCGGTGGAAGTGTTGTCAAAACTTTAGTTGACGAAATTGAGTACAAAGGTAAAATTACCGGTGTTGAAATTGACGCAGACATGATTCAGATTGCAAATGATTATTTTAATCTCAATCAGATCAAACAACTTGAAGTCATAATTGACGATGCTTTTGAATTTGTTTTAAAAACCAAACATCAATATAACCTTATAATCATTGATATTTTTGAGGATACCAAAATGCCTAATTTTTTGTTTGAACGGTTTTTCAGTGAAAGAGTATGTTCTCTTTTAAAAGATCAGGGATTTGTACTTTTTAATACAATGATTCTGGACGAAGCACATAATGTCAGAAATCGGAAGTATATTGCAGAAATAAATTCTAAACTTTTCTCTTCAAAAATGTTGCCCCGCATTGAAGATCATAATGAACTAATAATAATTGAAAAAGTCGCCTAA
- a CDS encoding 1-acyl-sn-glycerol-3-phosphate acyltransferase: MKKQLYKFIFFKLMGWKIRGIENAEVKKCVMMVMPHTSNHDFYLGIFTRGISGLEMNWVGKKELFRFPFGYYFRSVGGEPLDRSGGLNKVDSIAAIFDRKEVFRLAVAPEGTRKEVAEIKSGFYYIALKANVPIIPVAFDWGKKEVNLGKPFCPTGDYEADLQILKKHYDDVLGKIPQDGFRL; the protein is encoded by the coding sequence ATGAAGAAACAGTTGTACAAATTCATCTTTTTTAAGCTGATGGGCTGGAAAATAAGAGGAATTGAAAATGCGGAAGTTAAAAAATGTGTGATGATGGTGATGCCACATACAAGTAATCATGATTTTTATTTAGGAATTTTTACTCGTGGAATTTCGGGATTAGAAATGAACTGGGTTGGAAAGAAAGAATTATTCAGATTTCCTTTTGGATATTATTTCAGAAGTGTAGGAGGTGAACCTCTAGATCGTTCGGGTGGGTTGAATAAAGTCGATTCAATTGCTGCAATTTTTGATCGCAAAGAAGTTTTTCGTTTAGCCGTAGCTCCAGAAGGAACCCGTAAAGAAGTAGCAGAAATTAAAAGTGGATTTTATTATATTGCACTTAAAGCAAATGTGCCAATTATCCCAGTTGCTTTTGATTGGGGTAAAAAAGAAGTTAATTTAGGAAAGCCTTTTTGTCCAACAGGAGATTACGAAGCCGACTTACAAATTTTGAAAAAGCATTATGATGACGTTCTGGGTAAAATTCCGCAAGATGGATTTAGGTTGTAA